Proteins from one Impatiens glandulifera chromosome 2, dImpGla2.1, whole genome shotgun sequence genomic window:
- the LOC124927012 gene encoding peroxisomal nicotinamide adenine dinucleotide carrier-like isoform X1, producing MSSAVVSGIAGAGGGIIAQIITYPLQTVNTRQQTERVAKKSPSKSQSNGSTLIQILQVVRTEGWGGLYSGLKPSLLGTAASQGIYYYFYQLLKNKAEAIALARKAKGRGDGTVGMFGWLVVAAIAGSLNVLFTIPIWVLVTRMQTQTQAERKIMDAKREALLQEASETDPVGFELQEKLAELEATRPRSYGTLRAASEVYHEAGIKGFWKGIIPTLIMVCNPSIQFMIYESSLKHLKARRAVKNKSPKSVTAWEVICPLGMDLNSDSDPDPQIKILNLSFVFKRQQVFLLGALAKLGATVTTYPLLVVKSRLQAKQEIGGNKALRYSGTVDAIGKMIRYEGLSSFYKGMSTKIVQSVFAASVLFMVKEEVVKASALLVDKYSKAIV from the exons ATGTCGAGCGCAGTAGTAAGCGGCATCGCCGGAGCTGGAGGAGGAATCATCGCTCAGATTATCACTTATCCTCTCCAAACG GTGAATACACGTCAACAAACAGAGAGAGTTGCTAAGAAATCTCCTTCCAAAAGTCAGTCAAACGGCAGTACGCTCATTCAAATTCTGCAG GTGGTGAGAACGGAAGGATGGGGAGGTCTTTACAGTGGCTTGAAGCCTTCTCTCCTTGGAACTGCTGCTTCCCAG GgtatttattactatttttatcaACTGTTAAAGAACAAAGCTGAAGCCATTGCACTTGCCCGCAAAGCCAAAGGACGCGGGGATGGTACTGTTGGCATGTTTGGTTGGCTAGTTGTTGCTGCTATTGCAGg GTCCTTGAATGTACTATTCACTATCCCAATTTGGGTTCTTGTAACTCGAATGCAG ACTCAAACCCAAGCAGAGAGGAAAATCATGGATGCAAAAAGAGAAGCTCTATTACAGGAAGCTTCTGAAACCGATCCCGTTGGTTTTGAGCTGCAAGAAAAATTGGCTGAACTTGAGGCTACAAGGCCTCGTTCTTATGGAACGCTACGTGCG GCATCTGAGGTTTACCATGAAGCAGGAATTAAGGGATTCTGGAAAGGCATCATTCCGACGCTAATAATG GTCTGCAATCCCTCTATCCAGTTTATGATTTATGAGAGTTCTTTAAAGCATCTAAAGGCAAGACGTGCTGTTAAGAATAAGAGTCCAAAGAGTGTAACTGCTTGGGAGGTAATATGCCCCCTTGGAATGGATCTGAATTCAGATTCAGATCCAGATccacaaataaaaattttgaatctaagttttgtttttaaacGTCAACAGGTTTTCCTGTTGGGTGCATTGGCCAAATTGGGGGCAACCGTTACAACATACCCCTTATTAGTTGTTAAG TCAAGGCTTCAAGCAAAGCAGGAAATCGGTGGAAACAAGGCACTTAGATATTCAG GTACTGTTGATGCGATTGGGAAGATGATTCGATACGAAGGATTATCAAGCTTCTACAAGGGAATGAGCACAAAGATAGTACAAAGTGTTTTCGCGGCCTCTGTTCTTTTCATGGTGAAGGAAGAAGTTGTCAAGGCTTCTGCTTTATTAGTAGATAAGTATTCAAAAGCCATAGTATGA
- the LOC124927012 gene encoding peroxisomal nicotinamide adenine dinucleotide carrier-like isoform X2 yields the protein MSSAVVSGIAGAGGGIIAQIITYPLQTVNTRQQTERVAKKSPSKSQSNGSTLIQILQVVRTEGWGGLYSGLKPSLLGTAASQGIYYYFYQLLKNKAEAIALARKAKGRGDGTVGMFGWLVVAAIAGSLNVLFTIPIWVLVTRMQTQTQAERKIMDAKREALLQEASETDPVGFELQEKLAELEATRPRSYGTLRAASEVYHEAGIKGFWKGIIPTLIMVCNPSIQFMIYESSLKHLKARRAVKNKSPKSVTAWEVFLLGALAKLGATVTTYPLLVVKSRLQAKQEIGGNKALRYSGTVDAIGKMIRYEGLSSFYKGMSTKIVQSVFAASVLFMVKEEVVKASALLVDKYSKAIV from the exons ATGTCGAGCGCAGTAGTAAGCGGCATCGCCGGAGCTGGAGGAGGAATCATCGCTCAGATTATCACTTATCCTCTCCAAACG GTGAATACACGTCAACAAACAGAGAGAGTTGCTAAGAAATCTCCTTCCAAAAGTCAGTCAAACGGCAGTACGCTCATTCAAATTCTGCAG GTGGTGAGAACGGAAGGATGGGGAGGTCTTTACAGTGGCTTGAAGCCTTCTCTCCTTGGAACTGCTGCTTCCCAG GgtatttattactatttttatcaACTGTTAAAGAACAAAGCTGAAGCCATTGCACTTGCCCGCAAAGCCAAAGGACGCGGGGATGGTACTGTTGGCATGTTTGGTTGGCTAGTTGTTGCTGCTATTGCAGg GTCCTTGAATGTACTATTCACTATCCCAATTTGGGTTCTTGTAACTCGAATGCAG ACTCAAACCCAAGCAGAGAGGAAAATCATGGATGCAAAAAGAGAAGCTCTATTACAGGAAGCTTCTGAAACCGATCCCGTTGGTTTTGAGCTGCAAGAAAAATTGGCTGAACTTGAGGCTACAAGGCCTCGTTCTTATGGAACGCTACGTGCG GCATCTGAGGTTTACCATGAAGCAGGAATTAAGGGATTCTGGAAAGGCATCATTCCGACGCTAATAATG GTCTGCAATCCCTCTATCCAGTTTATGATTTATGAGAGTTCTTTAAAGCATCTAAAGGCAAGACGTGCTGTTAAGAATAAGAGTCCAAAGAGTGTAACTGCTTGGGAG GTTTTCCTGTTGGGTGCATTGGCCAAATTGGGGGCAACCGTTACAACATACCCCTTATTAGTTGTTAAG TCAAGGCTTCAAGCAAAGCAGGAAATCGGTGGAAACAAGGCACTTAGATATTCAG GTACTGTTGATGCGATTGGGAAGATGATTCGATACGAAGGATTATCAAGCTTCTACAAGGGAATGAGCACAAAGATAGTACAAAGTGTTTTCGCGGCCTCTGTTCTTTTCATGGTGAAGGAAGAAGTTGTCAAGGCTTCTGCTTTATTAGTAGATAAGTATTCAAAAGCCATAGTATGA